The genome window CCACCGCCAGCGTCGCGCATTCGCCTATGCCCTTGACGCCCAGCGGGTTCAGCCGGGTGGGCGAGGGCTGGAAGATGACCTCGATGGGAGGCACCTCCGGCGCGGTGGGCAGCAGGTATTCCGCGAAGGTCGTGGTCAGGGGCTGGGCGTTGTCGTCGTAGCCCATCCATTCGAACAGCGCGTTGCCGATGCCGTGCACCACGCCGCCATGGACCTGGCCGTGCGCGATCTGCGGATTGATCAGGTTGCCGCTGTCCTGCACGGCCACGTAGCGCCGCACGTGGACGGCGCCCGTCAGCGGATCGACCTCGACTTCGCAGGCGTGCGAGGAGCCGGCGTAGGCCTGGGCGTCGCAGTGGAAATGTACGGTCGCGTCCAGGCCCGGATCGCCGGGGACGGGCAGCGCGTAGCCGGGCACGCCCTTGAGCAGCATGGCCAGCCGGGCCAGCGGGACGCGTTTGGCGAAGTCCGGGGTATGGACCTCGCCCTGGCTAAGCGTCAGTTCGTCCGCGTTCACGCCCAGCACGGCGGCGGCCGTGGCCAGCGCCTTGTCCCGGACTTTGGCGGCGGCTTCGGAGACGGCCGAGCCGGCCATCATGGCCTGGCGGCTGGCGAAGCCGCCCATGCCGTAGCCGGCCAGGCCGGTATCGCCCGCCGAGACCTCCACCGCCTGCGGCTCCACGCCCAGGTGCGCCGCGCACAGTTGCGCCAGCGTGGTCTTGATGCCCTGGCCCATGGCGAGGGCGCCGGTGTGGACCACGATGCGGCCGGACGGGTGCACCCGCACGCGCGCGGTTTCGTAGGGGCCGCGCCCGGTGGGCTTGACGCTGTTGGCCAGCGCGATGCCGCGCAGCAGGCCGGCGCGGGCCGAGGCTTCCCGCCGCTGGGCGAAGCCGTCGTAGTCGATGGCTCGGGCGGCGGTGGCCTGGAGCGCGGGAAAGTCGCCGCTGTCGATGACCAGCGGCACGCCGGCGCGCGACTTGAGCGGCTTGGTGTAGGGAATCTTCTCCGGGGGAATCAGGTTGCGCCGGCGGCATTCGAGCCGGTCGATCCCCGCGGCGGCCGCCAGCCTGTCCATCATGCGTTCCATGACGAACGCCGCCTGCGGATAGCCGGCCCCGCGTATGGTCGCGACCGGCACCTTGTTGGTATAGGTCACCTGCACGTGCAGCGAGAAGGCCGGCACGACGTAGGGCCCGGTCATGGACGAGGCGGCGTTGTACGGGACGTTGGTGCCCTGGGGCGTGTAGGCGCCGTGGTCGTGGACGAAGCCGCCGCGCACGCCCAGCACGCGGCCGTCGCGGTCGGCGGCCACCGAGATGCGCCAGAACTGGTCGCGTTCCTGGATGGTGGTCAGGAAGTTCTCGCGGCGGTCCTCCACCCACTTGACCGGCCGGCCCAGCGCGCGGGCGACGGCCGGCACCACGATTTCCTCGGGGTAGATCATGAACTTGGCGCCGAAGCCGCCGCCCACGTCCGGCGTGATCACCCGCAACCGGTCCTCGGGCTGGTCCAGCATGTGGGCGATGGTGTAGTGCAGCTCGTGCGCCATCTGGGTCGAGGACCAGACGGTCAGCATGCCGGTGGCGGGGTCGAGCATGGCCACCACGCCGCGCCCTTCCATGGGATGGCCGCAGCCGCGATGGACCCGGAATTCGTCGTCCAGCACGATGTCGGCGCGGTCGAAGGCCGCGTCGCAGTCGCCGTAGGCCAGGGTGTAGTCCTGCAGCACGTTGCTGGCCAGCTCGGTGCGCACGCGGGGGGCGTCATCGAGCACGGCCTGCCGGCAGTCCGCGACGGCGGGCAGGACGTCGAACTCCGCCTGCACGGCGGCCGCGGCGTCCTCGGCCTCGTGCCGGGTCCGGGCCACCACCACGGCGTAGGCTTCGCCCACGAAGGCGACCTCGTCGCCGGCCAGCGCGAAGGGCGTGGTGTCCTCGGGCAGGGCCGCCAGCGGAAAGCCCAGCGGCATGCGCCACGAGGTGACGTGCCCGAACAGGTCCTGGCGGGCGTAGACCGCGACGACGCCGGGCATGGCGCGCGCCTGGCTCGCGTCCACCCCGCGCAGCCGCGCGTGGGCATGCGGGCTGCGCACGAAGCAGGCGTGCAGCGCGTCGGGGACGGGCACGTCGTCCAGGAAGCAGGCCTTGCCCCGCAGCAGCGCATCGTCCTCGACGCGGCCGGGGCTCGCGCCCATGCCGGGGATGGCGGTCAACTGGCGCTCAGCGTGCATGGCCGCCTCGTTCGCGCAGGAGCTGCGCGGCCCGCAGCGCCGCCGCCACGATGTTCTGGTAGCCCGTGCAGCGGCACAGGTGGCCCGACAGCACGTCGCGCACGGTGTCCTCGTCGGGGTCGGGATTGGCGGCCAGCAGCTCGGACAGCGACATCAGGATGCCGGGCGTGCAGAAGCCGCATTGCAGCGCGTGCAGTTCATGGAAGGCCTGCTGCAGCGGATGGGTGTCGTGTTCGTCGGCGGCCAGGCCTTCGACGGTGGTGATGGAACAGCCTTCGCCCTGGACCGCCAGCATCAGACAGCTGCGCGCAGAGACGCCGTCCACCAGCACCGTACAGGCGCCGCAGACGCCGTGCTCGCAGCCGACGTGGGTGCCGGTCAGTTTCAGTTCGCCGCGCAGGAAATCGGCCAGGTGCAGGCGGGGCGCGGCCATGCCCCGGCAGGGCTTGCCGTTGACGGACAGGTGCACGGGGCGGGGATCTTGCGTCGTTGCCATGGGGAATCTCATCTCGTTGCGCGCTCGAGCGCGCGGGTGATCGCGCGGCCGGACAGCACGCGCGCCAGCCGCTGGCGATACCAGCCGGGCACGTAGGCGTCGGAGCTGGCCTCCACCGCGCCGCACAGCGCGGCGGCCCGCTCGATGTCGGCCGCCTCGACCTTGGTGCCCAGCAGCGCCTGCTCGGCCTGGCCCATGCGCACGGGCGCGGTCGACACGCCGCCCAGGGTGATGGAGCAGCGTTCCACCCGGGCATCGGGGCCGAAGCGCAGCAGCACGGCGGCCGACGCGATGGCGAAGTCGCCGTGCCGCCGCGAGAACTCCAGGAAGCTCCAGCCGTGCCCCGGCTCCCAGGGCTGCATCGACACGCCCACCAGCATCTCGTCGGCCTCCAGCGCCGGCGTCATGTAGCCGGCGGGGAAATCCGCCATCGCCAGGCTGCGCGAGCCGGCGGCGCTGGCCACGTGGACCCGGGCGTCCAGGGCCATGGCAATGGTGGGAATCTCGGCCGAGGGGTCGAGCTGGCACAGGCTGCCGCCCACGGTGCCGCGATTGCGCGTCTGCCGGTGGCCGACGTTCAGGATCGCCTCGCGCAGGATGGGCAGCCGGTCGCGGACCAGGTCCGAGAACTCGACGTCGCGCTGGCGGGTCATGGCGCCGATCCGGATCGTGTCGCCCTCGTCGCGCAGGTAGGCCAGTTCCGGGATGCGGTTGATGTCCACCAGGCAGTCCGGGAACGCGAACCGCATGTTCAGCATGGCCATCAGCGACTGGCCGCCGGCCAGCACCCGCGCGTTGTCGGTGCCGGCCAGGCATCGCAGCGCCTCGTCCAGGCTGCGCGGCGCCACGTAGTCGACAGCGGGAGCTTTCATGGCGCCTTCAGATCTTCGACAGGTCGAGGGCCGAGGCGGCGAACAGCTCCTCGGGCGCGACCCGCCGGCGCGACAGGCCCTGCTCGTGGTGATAGCGCGCGAAGGTCTCGATCACGTGGTGGTTGGCGGGCAGGCCGTAGGGCCAGTAGTCCTCGCCCATCAGCGCCTTGGCCTCGTTGTGGTGGTGCACCATCCAGGGCAGGGTGACGGCCAGGTGGCAGATCTCGTCCAGTTCCTTGACGGCCAGGGCCTTGGCCTTCAGGAAGGCTTTGTAGACGCTGACCGGCAGCCACGGGTTCTCTTCCACCAGCGACTTGCGTATGCCCACCATGTGCATGATGGGGAAGATGCGGGTGCGGCGGAAGTAGTCCTTCTCGGCGTCGATGTAGTCGCCGAACAGGCGGCCGACGTTGGGCGCGCCGCGCAGGAAGCAGGACGGCGCGCGGGCGCCGATGTAGCCGTCGATCTCGCCGGACTCCAGCATGCCCGACAGGGTCTTGTCGTCGGGGATCTGCTGCAGGTCGATGGACGGATCCAGCTCGATAGGTGCGCGTTCGCCCCGGCCCGGTTCCTCGACGCCGCCGCGCCGCCACTTGATGTCGGCCGGCTTGACGCCGTATTCGTCTTCCAGGATGCCGCGGATCCAGACGTTCGCGGTGATCTGGTATTCGGGCACGCCTATGGTCTTGCCCTTGAGGTCCTGCGGGCGCTCGATGCCGCGGTCGGTGCGCACGTAGATGCCCGATTGGCGGAAGACCCGCGACAGGAAGGCGGGGACCGCGACGTACTTGTTGTCGCCGCGCGCCGTGGTCATCATGTGGCTGCTCATGGAGATTTCCGTTACGTCGAATTCCTCGTAACGGAAGGCGCGGTGGAAGGCCTCTTCCGGCTCCAGCGGCACGGCGCGTACGTTGCAGCCCTCGATGGCGACACGGCCGTCGAACAGGGCCTGGGTGCGGTCGTAGTTGCCTACGGAGAGACTGATGTTCAGCTTGTTCATCGATTTTCCTTGTCGTGGATGCGGGAAGCCTTAGTCCGCGCTCAGGCCGATCTTCCGGGCCAGCGCGGCAAAACGGTCGATGTCGTCGTTGACGATCTTCTGGAACGCGGCCGGACCTTCGTCGGCGGTGGTGTAGCCCAGGTCCTCCAGCCGCTTGCGCATGGCGTCGGTCTTCATGATGGCCGACACCGTCTTGTAGATGTCCATCTTGACGTTCTCCGGCGTGCCGCCGGGAACCGCCAGGCCCTGCCACTGGCTGAGATTGAAGCCGGGCGCGCCGCTCTCGGCCACGGTGGGCACGTCGGGCACGGCCTTCGAGCGTTCGCCGGAGGTGATGGCCAGCGCGCGCAGCTTGCCCGAGGACACGTAGGTCAGCGCGCCGGAGATGGTGACCACCGCCAGGTCCACCTGCCCGCCCAGGACGTCGACCAGGGCGGGACCACAGCCCTTGTACGGGACGTGCACGTTGCTCATCTTGAATTCGATGTTCATCATCTCGCCCGCCAGGTGCGGGTCGGTGCCGGCGCCGCAGGAGCCGTACGACAGCTTGGAACCCGGCTGGCGGCCCGCCGCCACCACGTCGGCCAGGGTCTTGAAGCGCGAGGACGCCGGCACGACCACCAGCATGGGAGCGTAGGCGACATTGATCACGGCCGCCAGATCCTTCTTGGGGTCGTAGCCCAGGTTCTTGTAGATGGCGGGCGCCAGGGAATAGGCGTCGTTCATCATCAGCAGGGAGTGGCCGTCCTTGGGCTTGCCCGCGACGATGCGGGTGCCCACGGTGCTGCCGGCGCCGGCCTTGTTGTCGACGATGACGGCCTGCCCCAGCTTGCCGAGCTGGTCGCCGATGAGCCGGGCCAGCATGTCGACCCCGCCGCCCACGGCATACGGGACGGTGATCTCGACCGTCTTGACGGGGAAGGTGGGGGCGGCCTTGACGTCGGCCCGCGCGGCGGGCAGGAGGGCGGCGGCGAAGGCCAGGGAGCACAGCAGTTGGATGGGCATCTTGGTCAGCATGGGGGAGCTCGCAGGGGTCGGGTTGATCGGATCGGGGGCGCACCGGAGGTGTGCCTTGATGCACCAAATTACTCAGTAGGCTGAACAATATGTTCACTGTACTGAGTATTTGGTCGGCCGCTCATTGGGGGAATCACCTAATGGTGAGGAATGCGTGCCCCGGATGAGTGCAGCGGCCGGTCATCGACCTGTCTGCTTGCAAGTTCCGGACCAGATGGGGGAAGGCCGGGAGACGGAGCTCCCGGCGCTGGGCTTATGCCTTGTACTGGGCCTCGATGCGGCGGCCGATGTCGGCGTCGACCTGCTTCCAGTAGTCGAACACCCGTTCGAGCACCGGCGAGCGCACGCCGGACTTCAGCGCGCCCACCACGGTATCGACCAGTCGCTGGCGCTGCGCATCGTCGAACACGTCGCGCACCAGCGCGCCGGCCTGGCCGAAGTCGTCGTCGTCCTTGCGCAGCTTGTAGGCTTCGCGCACCAGGCTGGTATCGACCTCCCAGCTTTCCTCCGGCGCGGCGCCGCCGTCGGCCCAGGCGCGTCCTTCGCTGTTGGGCGCGTAGGTGGCGGCATTGCCGGCATGTTCATAGGCCATGTGGCCGTCGAACATGTAGGTGTTGACCGGCACCTTCGGACGGTTCACGGGCAGTTGGTGGAAATTGGTGCCGACGCGGGCGCGGTGCGCGTCGTTGTAGGCGAAGGCGCGGCCCAGCAGCATCTTGTCCGGGGACAGGCCGATGCCGGGCACGGTGTTGCCTGGCGAGAAGGCGGCCTGCTCGATCTCGGCGAAGAAGTTCACCGGGTTGCGGTTCAGCGTCATCACGCCGACCTTGATCAACGGGTAGTCCTTGTGCGGCCACACCTTGGTCAGGTCGAAGGGATTGAAGCGGTAGGTCTTGGCATCGGCATAGGGCATGACCTGCACCGACATCACCCACTTGGGATGTTCCCCGCGCGCGATCGCCTCGAACAGGTCGCGCCGGTGGTAGTCCGCGTCCTGGCCGGCGATGCGGGCGGCTTCCTCGTTGGTCAGGTTCTTCTCGCCCTGCTGGTTGTGGAAGTGGTACTTGACCCAGAATTTCTCTCCGGCCGCGTTCACCCACATGTAGGTGTGCGACCCGAAGCCGTTCATGTGGCGCCAGGACTGCGGGATGCCGCGGTCGCCCATCAGGTAGGTGACCTGGTGCGCGGATTCCGGATTGTGCGTCCAGAAGTCCCACTGCATGTGGGCGTCGCGCAGGCCGGAGTCGGGCAGGCGCTTCTGGCTGCGGATGAAGTGGGGGAACTTCATCGGATCGCGCACGAAGAAGACGGGCGTGTTGTTGCCGACCAGGTCGTAGTTGCCCGCGCTGGTATAGAACTTCAGCGAGAAGCCGCGCACGTCGCGCCAGGTGTCCGGGCTGCCGGATTCGCCGGCCACGGTC of Pigmentiphaga sp. H8 contains these proteins:
- a CDS encoding catalase; its protein translation is MSDKTPLPGHSTTSAGAPAPSDRNSLTVGSDGPLVLHDVHFLEQMAHFNREKVPERQPHAKGSGAFGVFETTEDVSRYTKAALFQKGCKTEMLARFSTVAGESGSPDTWRDVRGFSLKFYTSAGNYDLVGNNTPVFFVRDPMKFPHFIRSQKRLPDSGLRDAHMQWDFWTHNPESAHQVTYLMGDRGIPQSWRHMNGFGSHTYMWVNAAGEKFWVKYHFHNQQGEKNLTNEEAARIAGQDADYHRRDLFEAIARGEHPKWVMSVQVMPYADAKTYRFNPFDLTKVWPHKDYPLIKVGVMTLNRNPVNFFAEIEQAAFSPGNTVPGIGLSPDKMLLGRAFAYNDAHRARVGTNFHQLPVNRPKVPVNTYMFDGHMAYEHAGNAATYAPNSEGRAWADGGAAPEESWEVDTSLVREAYKLRKDDDDFGQAGALVRDVFDDAQRQRLVDTVVGALKSGVRSPVLERVFDYWKQVDADIGRRIEAQYKA
- a CDS encoding xanthine dehydrogenase family protein subunit M, which produces MKAPAVDYVAPRSLDEALRCLAGTDNARVLAGGQSLMAMLNMRFAFPDCLVDINRIPELAYLRDEGDTIRIGAMTRQRDVEFSDLVRDRLPILREAILNVGHRQTRNRGTVGGSLCQLDPSAEIPTIAMALDARVHVASAAGSRSLAMADFPAGYMTPALEADEMLVGVSMQPWEPGHGWSFLEFSRRHGDFAIASAAVLLRFGPDARVERCSITLGGVSTAPVRMGQAEQALLGTKVEAADIERAAALCGAVEASSDAYVPGWYRQRLARVLSGRAITRALERATR
- a CDS encoding ABC transporter substrate-binding protein, producing the protein MNKLNISLSVGNYDRTQALFDGRVAIEGCNVRAVPLEPEEAFHRAFRYEEFDVTEISMSSHMMTTARGDNKYVAVPAFLSRVFRQSGIYVRTDRGIERPQDLKGKTIGVPEYQITANVWIRGILEDEYGVKPADIKWRRGGVEEPGRGERAPIELDPSIDLQQIPDDKTLSGMLESGEIDGYIGARAPSCFLRGAPNVGRLFGDYIDAEKDYFRRTRIFPIMHMVGIRKSLVEENPWLPVSVYKAFLKAKALAVKELDEICHLAVTLPWMVHHHNEAKALMGEDYWPYGLPANHHVIETFARYHHEQGLSRRRVAPEELFAASALDLSKI
- a CDS encoding xanthine dehydrogenase family protein molybdopterin-binding subunit, whose amino-acid sequence is MHAERQLTAIPGMGASPGRVEDDALLRGKACFLDDVPVPDALHACFVRSPHAHARLRGVDASQARAMPGVVAVYARQDLFGHVTSWRMPLGFPLAALPEDTTPFALAGDEVAFVGEAYAVVVARTRHEAEDAAAAVQAEFDVLPAVADCRQAVLDDAPRVRTELASNVLQDYTLAYGDCDAAFDRADIVLDDEFRVHRGCGHPMEGRGVVAMLDPATGMLTVWSSTQMAHELHYTIAHMLDQPEDRLRVITPDVGGGFGAKFMIYPEEIVVPAVARALGRPVKWVEDRRENFLTTIQERDQFWRISVAADRDGRVLGVRGGFVHDHGAYTPQGTNVPYNAASSMTGPYVVPAFSLHVQVTYTNKVPVATIRGAGYPQAAFVMERMMDRLAAAAGIDRLECRRRNLIPPEKIPYTKPLKSRAGVPLVIDSGDFPALQATAARAIDYDGFAQRREASARAGLLRGIALANSVKPTGRGPYETARVRVHPSGRIVVHTGALAMGQGIKTTLAQLCAAHLGVEPQAVEVSAGDTGLAGYGMGGFASRQAMMAGSAVSEAAAKVRDKALATAAAVLGVNADELTLSQGEVHTPDFAKRVPLARLAMLLKGVPGYALPVPGDPGLDATVHFHCDAQAYAGSSHACEVEVDPLTGAVHVRRYVAVQDSGNLINPQIAHGQVHGGVVHGIGNALFEWMGYDDNAQPLTTTFAEYLLPTAPEVPPIEVIFQPSPTRLNPLGVKGIGECATLAVAAAVIGAVEHALDGHGVRITEFPLTPVRLAELLDPPAQDTTAPSANP
- a CDS encoding tripartite tricarboxylate transporter substrate binding protein, which codes for MLTKMPIQLLCSLAFAAALLPAARADVKAAPTFPVKTVEITVPYAVGGGVDMLARLIGDQLGKLGQAVIVDNKAGAGSTVGTRIVAGKPKDGHSLLMMNDAYSLAPAIYKNLGYDPKKDLAAVINVAYAPMLVVVPASSRFKTLADVVAAGRQPGSKLSYGSCGAGTDPHLAGEMMNIEFKMSNVHVPYKGCGPALVDVLGGQVDLAVVTISGALTYVSSGKLRALAITSGERSKAVPDVPTVAESGAPGFNLSQWQGLAVPGGTPENVKMDIYKTVSAIMKTDAMRKRLEDLGYTTADEGPAAFQKIVNDDIDRFAALARKIGLSAD
- a CDS encoding (2Fe-2S)-binding protein, with protein sequence MATTQDPRPVHLSVNGKPCRGMAAPRLHLADFLRGELKLTGTHVGCEHGVCGACTVLVDGVSARSCLMLAVQGEGCSITTVEGLAADEHDTHPLQQAFHELHALQCGFCTPGILMSLSELLAANPDPDEDTVRDVLSGHLCRCTGYQNIVAAALRAAQLLRERGGHAR